CGTTGACCAGGGCCCATAACTGACCACCGCGGGACAGGGTGCCCACCATGGAGAGACCATCAAATGCGAAGCGCTCGAGGAGCTCTTTCTGCCGATTTTCATTGGGCGCCACGTCCAGTCTGCGCCCTACCAGTCTCTGGTCAGCTTCCAGCACCGGACGGGTAAACGGGCTGCGCTGGGCGGCCGCACTGTACACATACGGGCTGTAAGGCGTAAACGTGGGAATGGGCTCGATCTGCCCTTTGGGTTTGTGCTTTACCGCCGCCATTTTCTGGCGCAGATCGCTGTGGCTGCCGTCCAGGCTACAACCCGCCAGCGCCAGCAGTGCTGCGGTCAGAGCGAAGGTCTTTTTCATCCTTCTTCCCCCTGATCCTTGTAACGATAGGTTTTGGCGTTCACTACCATATTCAGCAGCGCACCGCCATCCTTCGACGTCTGGATATCATAATCATGCAGGGTAACAATCCGCGGCATCCCGGCGATGCCGCTGATGAAAGCCCCGAATTCGTGATAACCGCCCTGAACCTCTATGCGGATCGGCAGTTCAACATAGAACTCACCCACCTGCTCGCCTTCCAGAGCCACCTTCTGAATGGTCAGACCGCTGCCACGACCGAACTCATCAATGTCTTCCAGCAGCCCGGGGACCTCGGTGTCTTTCGGCAGCTGCTTGAGCAGTGCGCCAAAGGTCTCCTCCATCTCCACCAGCTGCTCGCGATACGCCTCCAGGTTGGCGGCTTCAAAGGATTTCTTTTCAAACTGGGTAAACAGTTCGTTTTCCTTGTTCTCCGCAAACGACAGCTGTTGGTAGCGATCCTTGATCAGAAAGAAGTAACCACCGCCCACCAGCACGGCAGCAATCACCACCAGCAGTGCGATGCGCCCGGCCAGCGGCCACACGCCCACGCGGGAGAAATCGATATCGTTGATATCCAGCTCATTGAGCTGCTTCAGGGTATCTTCCAGAGCCATTTTTATACCCCCCTGCCGTCAGCGTCGGCTTCATCTTCTTTCTTGCGGCCACTGACGTTCACGGTCATTTCAAATGCGCTGGCCTGCTCACCAAATTCCGGCTTCGCGGTCACCCCGGTCAGATTCGGCGACTGAAACCATTCAGACTGATCCAGGCTACGCATGAAGGAGGAAACCCGATTGTTGGATTCCGCCACCCCGGAAATCTTCACCGACTTGCCGGTGCGCTTGAGGTTGGTCAACCACAGGCCTTCCGGCGCCGCGCGGACCATTTCATCAAAGTAACGTACGGAAAGCGGGCGGTTGCCTTGCAGCTCTTGGATCACGCGCATGCGGTCAATCAATTCCTGGCGACGCTTCTTGAGATCCTTGATCTCGCGCACCTGCTTGTTCAGGGCATTGATTTCCGTCTGCAGCAGCTGGTTGCGTTCATTCTGGTTGGCGACCTGTGTATCGACGAACTTCATCCACATAAACACGGAAAAGGCCGCAGCAATCACTACCAGAACGGCGACCTGCTGAAACTCTTTCTGTTTCTGCGCGCGATATTCCTGACGCCAGGGGAGTAGGTTGATCTTTGCCATATCAGTAATCCTTCTCCCGCATGGCGAGGCCGGCGGCAATCATCAGCGACGGCGCCTCCGCGGCCAGTGCCTGGCGACTCACCCGCGAGGCGACACTCATGTCCCGGAACGGATTGGCCACCAGGGTCGGCTTATTGAGCTTTTGCCCCACGAGCTCTGCCAGCCCGTCCATGGCGGCGACGCCACCACCGAGCAGGATGTAGTCCACATCGCTGTAGGAGGTCGATGAGTAGAAAAATTGCAGGGAGCGGGTGACCTGCTGCACCACCGCATCGCGGAAGGGCTCCAGCACTTCCGGATAGTAGTCATCCGGCAGTCCGCTGCCACCCTGGCGCTTGGCCAGTGTCGCCTCTTCCGCAGACAGACCGTAACGGCGCTGGATTTCATCGGTGAGCTGACGCCCGCCGAACAGCTGCTCGCGAGTATACACGGTGCGACCATCCACCATGACCGACAGTGCACTCATGGTGGCACCGATATCGATGACCGCGACCACCAGCTGCTCCTGAGCCGGAAACTGGCTGTCCATCAGGGTATAGGCGCGCTCGATCGCATAGGCCTCAACGTCGACGACACCGGCCTGCAGATCCGCCTCACCCAGCGCGGAAACTCGCTGTTCGATGTTCTCGCTGCGACACGCGGCCAGCAACACTTCCGCCTGCCCCTCACCCCGCTCGGACACTCCCTGCACCTCAAAGTCGAGGTTCACCTCGTCCAGCGGGTACGGAATGTACTGATCGGCCTCCAGGGCAATCTGCGCTTCCAGCGCCTCGTCGGACAGGTCCGCGGGCATATCCAGGGTCTTGGTGATGACTGCTGAACCGGAAACGGCCACAGCTGCCTGGCGCAAACGGGTCTTGGAGCGGCGCACCACCTTGCGGATGGCTTCCGCGGTGGCAGCGACATCGTTGATATTTTTGTCCACTACCGCATTCGGAGGCAGAGGCTCTGTTGCATAGCTTTCCACGCGGTATTTGTCGCCATTGCGACTCAGTTCAAGCAACTTTACCGAGGTGGAGCTAATATCGAGCCCAAGCAGTGCCTTAGGCCCCTTATTGAGAAAAGGGAGCATCCCCATTTTTCTTATCTTTCCGTGGGTTATGGAAGATTGATGGTATAGCACTTTAAATTACCGTCGCAACCGGCTTTTGCATAGGTAACAGCGCACATTATTCGTATAATTGTCGAGCAACACCGATAATACTGTTCAATACGCACACACGAGCCGTAAGTAGAAGTTTCTAAATGACCGAAAAAGCCCGCAATCGCCTGTTGTCACTGCTGTGGCTCGCCCTCGCCGGCGCCGCTGCCGGCGCCATGGCCTTTTCCAGCCTCTATCTGTACCTGAAGCCCGGGTTGCCGTCGATAGAGCGCCTGCGCGATATCCGCCTGCAGACCCCATTGCGCATCTACTCCAGCGATATGCAACTGATCGGTGAGTTCGGAGAAAAGCGGCGCAGCCCGATCGACATTGAGCAGACACCGGAGATGTTCGTCAAGGCTATCCTCGCCGCTGAAGACGACGGCTTTTACTCCCACAGTGGCGTCTCCATCAAAGGCCTGATGCGCGCGGTACGCCAACTGGTAGCCAGCGGTTCCATCCAGTCCGGGGGCAGTACCCTCACCATGCAGGTGGCCCGCAATTTCTTCCTGAGCCGGGAACAGCGCTTTATCCGCAAGTTCAACGAGATCCTGCTGTCCCTGCAGATCGAACAGGAATTGAGCAAGGACGAGATTCTCGAACTCTATATCAACAAGATTTTTCTCGGCAACCGCGCCTACGGCTTCCAGGCCGCAGCCCATGTCTATTACGGCAAGGACATCAATGAGCTGAACCTGGCCCAATGGGCGATGATGGCGGGCCTGCCCAAAGCACCCTCCGCTTATAACCCCCTGGCCAACCCCACGCGCGCATTGGTACGTCGCAACTGGATCCTGAAGCGCATGCTCGAACTGGGCTATATCCGCCAGGACGAGTATAAAAACTCCATCACCGCCCCGGTGAGTGCGCGCTATCACGGCCGCGATCTCGACCTGAGTGCGCCCTATGTCGCCGAAATGGCCCGAAAAGAAGCGGTGGACCTGTTCGGAGATGCAGCCTATACCGATGGGTACCAGGTGGTCACTACCGTCGACAGCAAGCTGCAGGAGGCCGCGCGCAAAGCACTGCAGAAGGGCCTGGAAACTTACGACAGCCGCCACGGGTACCGCGGTCCGGAGCAACAACTTGATCCGGAGCTACTCTCCGACAGCGATCAGCTTGTGGATCTCCTGCACGAGATACCGGTACTTGGCGGCCTCGAACCCGCAGTGGTAACCGCCGTGGCGCCGCAAAAGCTGATCGTACAGCTACGCAATCGACGGGTTGTGGAGATCCCCTGGGAACACGGCCTCAGCAATCTGCGCCCGTACATTTCGGAAAATGCCCGCGGTGCACGCATCAAATCCGCGGAGGAGATGTTTGCCCCGGGGGATGTGGTACGACTGCGCCGCGTGGTGGTCAGTGCGGAAGAGGTTGCGCAAGAACTGGCAGAGGAAAACCAGTCAGAAACCGCGCAACAAATACAGATTGACAGCCCGAACGACGACCCGTTTGCCCAAAGTGACACAGAAGAGGAGGCCCAACAGCACGCCCCCCAGATGCGCGAAGAGTGGCATCTGACACAGGTCCCGGAGGCCCAGAGTGCTTTGATTTCACTGGCACCGGAAGACGGCGCGATCCGGGCACTGGTTGGTGGTTACGACTTTCGGCAGAGTCACTTCAACCGGGTTACTCAGGCGGCGCGTCAGCCCGGCTCCAACTTCAAACCTTTTATCTATTCTTCCGCCATCGAGAAGGGCTACACCGCGGCGAGTATCATCAATGACGCGCCGATCATTTTCGAGGAAACCAACCTCGCGGACGTGTGGCGGCCGGAAAACTCCAGCGGTGACTTTCTCGGGCCCATCCGTTTGCGGCAGGCCCTGTACCTGTCCAAAAACCTGGTGTCGATCCGCCTGCTTCAGGCCCTGGGTATCGATTATGCGCTCAATTTCGTGCAGAAATTCGGTTTTGATCGCGGCAAGCTCGCCCGCAACCTGACCATCGCACTGGGCAGCTCCGAGCTGACGCCACTGGAGATTGCCCGCGGCTATGCCGCCTTTGCCAATGGCGGCTTCCGGGTCGAACCCTACCTGGTGGACAAAGTCATGGATGTCCATGGCGACGCGGTCTATCAGGCACTGCCGTTGACGGTCTGCCGCAATTGTCCGGCACCGGGAGAAATCGACAGCAGCAACGCCGAACCGGAGCCGATCGATCTGCTTGCGGTACAGAAGGAGGCTGAACTGATCCCCCCTGAAGACGAACCGGTGGAGCTGCGTACCCTTCCCGTTGCGCCCCTGCACGCGGGAGAACAGGCGCGCCCACGGGCGCCGCGCGCGATCTCTGCGGAAACCGCCTATATCATGGACTCCATGCTCAAAGACGTGATCAAGAAGGGCACTGGCCGTAAAGCGCTGGTCATGGAGCGCGGCGATATCGCCGGTAAAACCGGTACTACCAACGGTCCGCGGGATGCCTGGTTCTCCGGCTACAGCCCGCACCTGGCAACCAGCGTCTGGGTCGGATTCGACTCCAACTCAGAGCTCGGTAAAAACGAGTATGGTGGCTCAGCCGCCCTGCCGATCTGGATTGACTACATGAGCACCGCCCTGGAAGGACGACCAGAGCGCCATCTGGCGCAGCCGGATAATATCGTCACCATGCGCATCAATCCGCGTACCGGTATGCGCACCTCCCGCGGCGGCATTTTCGAGATTTTTCGTGCCGACCGGGTACCGGGTCGGGAAACCTACGGTAACTACCCATCCATCTACTCGGATGGGCCGGACAGTGCATCGCCCTCCTCGTCTTCCAGCGAGCAGGCTCAGGAGTCGATTCCGGAAGAACTGTTCTGATCGACAGCTTTACGGGCCAGCAAACAAAAAGGCGCCAGCTCTTCCGAGCTGGCGCCTTTTTGTATATGAACGGATTGCTATTTGTATGGAATGATTTAGCAGAAGCGTATCGGCTCAGCGGCCTTTGCGGTACCGCAGGCAGGCCTCTTCCAGTGTCCCGAGATCGGGAATTACCGCCACTTCACCGGACAGTGCCACATGCATCAGCTCGCCCATGGCACATTCGCCTTCGCGCCCCGCCAGCTCTTCCGGGGTTACACGCACCAGTCGCGGCGTACCCTGCAGTACCAGGGCAAAAAATGGCAGGTCTCCATCGGGGTTGCCGCTGTTCAGCACCGCGATCCGACAGTGGCTGCGCAAGGCGGGCATCGGCTTGCCGCGCATCACCTCAAAAGCCAGCAACGGCAGGCGCAACTCCCGCCAATGAAGCTCGCCCATATACCATTCCGGCGCGTCAAAAGCGGAGACCGGGCTCTGCAGGGCAATGATTTCCGACAGGGTATCCACCGGTACCAGCAACTGACCATCCGCCAACGGCAGCAGCAGGCAGCTGACCTCCTGAGGCAGTTCTGTTGTGGGCAGGGCGTCAAGTCCGCTCATTCTCTACTCTCTCCACCGCCGTCGCGGATTTATACAGACAGCCGCGCTCAGTGCGCCACTTCCGCTTCCGTGTAATCTCGAATCGCGTTCAACAGTACTTCTTCCTGATAGGGTTTACCCAGATAGTGGTTGACCCCCAGTGACAGCGCGTGATCGCGGTGTTTTTTACCGGTTCGGGAAGTGATCATAATGATCGGGATGTCCCGCAGGCGGCCGCTGGAACGAATATGACGCGCCACTTCAAAGCCATCCATTCGCGGCATTTCAATATCCAGCAGGATCACATCCGGCATGAAATCCTGCAACTGGATGATCGCGTCCTGACCGTCTTTGGCGGTTGTGGCGCGGAACCCTTCCCGCTCGAGGAAGCGGGTGGTCACCTTGCGCACCGTTACCGAATCGTCCACCACCATGACCATCTTCTGTGGCTCCGGCTCTTCGCGGCCGGAAACTTCCGGCTCCACTTCCAGTACCGGCACTTCGGGTCGCGCCAGTAGCGCGGAATGCTTACGCAGGAGGGCGTGGGCATCGAGAATCACCACCACGGTACCGTCACCGGTTACGGTGGCTCCAGATACCCCCTGTACCCCGGCAAACTGGGCCCCGAGACTTTTCACCA
The Microbulbifer celer DNA segment above includes these coding regions:
- a CDS encoding chemotaxis protein CheW; the encoded protein is MSGLDALPTTELPQEVSCLLLPLADGQLLVPVDTLSEIIALQSPVSAFDAPEWYMGELHWRELRLPLLAFEVMRGKPMPALRSHCRIAVLNSGNPDGDLPFFALVLQGTPRLVRVTPEELAGREGECAMGELMHVALSGEVAVIPDLGTLEEACLRYRKGR
- a CDS encoding PilN domain-containing protein; protein product: MAKINLLPWRQEYRAQKQKEFQQVAVLVVIAAAFSVFMWMKFVDTQVANQNERNQLLQTEINALNKQVREIKDLKKRRQELIDRMRVIQELQGNRPLSVRYFDEMVRAAPEGLWLTNLKRTGKSVKISGVAESNNRVSSFMRSLDQSEWFQSPNLTGVTAKPEFGEQASAFEMTVNVSGRKKEDEADADGRGV
- a CDS encoding penicillin-binding protein 1A → MTEKARNRLLSLLWLALAGAAAGAMAFSSLYLYLKPGLPSIERLRDIRLQTPLRIYSSDMQLIGEFGEKRRSPIDIEQTPEMFVKAILAAEDDGFYSHSGVSIKGLMRAVRQLVASGSIQSGGSTLTMQVARNFFLSREQRFIRKFNEILLSLQIEQELSKDEILELYINKIFLGNRAYGFQAAAHVYYGKDINELNLAQWAMMAGLPKAPSAYNPLANPTRALVRRNWILKRMLELGYIRQDEYKNSITAPVSARYHGRDLDLSAPYVAEMARKEAVDLFGDAAYTDGYQVVTTVDSKLQEAARKALQKGLETYDSRHGYRGPEQQLDPELLSDSDQLVDLLHEIPVLGGLEPAVVTAVAPQKLIVQLRNRRVVEIPWEHGLSNLRPYISENARGARIKSAEEMFAPGDVVRLRRVVVSAEEVAQELAEENQSETAQQIQIDSPNDDPFAQSDTEEEAQQHAPQMREEWHLTQVPEAQSALISLAPEDGAIRALVGGYDFRQSHFNRVTQAARQPGSNFKPFIYSSAIEKGYTAASIINDAPIIFEETNLADVWRPENSSGDFLGPIRLRQALYLSKNLVSIRLLQALGIDYALNFVQKFGFDRGKLARNLTIALGSSELTPLEIARGYAAFANGGFRVEPYLVDKVMDVHGDAVYQALPLTVCRNCPAPGEIDSSNAEPEPIDLLAVQKEAELIPPEDEPVELRTLPVAPLHAGEQARPRAPRAISAETAYIMDSMLKDVIKKGTGRKALVMERGDIAGKTGTTNGPRDAWFSGYSPHLATSVWVGFDSNSELGKNEYGGSAALPIWIDYMSTALEGRPERHLAQPDNIVTMRINPRTGMRTSRGGIFEIFRADRVPGRETYGNYPSIYSDGPDSASPSSSSSEQAQESIPEELF
- a CDS encoding pilus assembly protein PilM, whose translation is MGMLPFLNKGPKALLGLDISSTSVKLLELSRNGDKYRVESYATEPLPPNAVVDKNINDVAATAEAIRKVVRRSKTRLRQAAVAVSGSAVITKTLDMPADLSDEALEAQIALEADQYIPYPLDEVNLDFEVQGVSERGEGQAEVLLAACRSENIEQRVSALGEADLQAGVVDVEAYAIERAYTLMDSQFPAQEQLVVAVIDIGATMSALSVMVDGRTVYTREQLFGGRQLTDEIQRRYGLSAEEATLAKRQGGSGLPDDYYPEVLEPFRDAVVQQVTRSLQFFYSSTSYSDVDYILLGGGVAAMDGLAELVGQKLNKPTLVANPFRDMSVASRVSRQALAAEAPSLMIAAGLAMREKDY
- a CDS encoding pilus assembly protein PilP, which encodes MKKTFALTAALLALAGCSLDGSHSDLRQKMAAVKHKPKGQIEPIPTFTPYSPYVYSAAAQRSPFTRPVLEADQRLVGRRLDVAPNENRQKELLERFAFDGLSMVGTLSRGGQLWALVNDGEGGIHRITVGNYLGKNHGRVVNASTSQLDVLEIVPDGTGGWIERPRALTLEDKDN
- a CDS encoding type IV pilus inner membrane component PilO yields the protein MALEDTLKQLNELDINDIDFSRVGVWPLAGRIALLVVIAAVLVGGGYFFLIKDRYQQLSFAENKENELFTQFEKKSFEAANLEAYREQLVEMEETFGALLKQLPKDTEVPGLLEDIDEFGRGSGLTIQKVALEGEQVGEFYVELPIRIEVQGGYHEFGAFISGIAGMPRIVTLHDYDIQTSKDGGALLNMVVNAKTYRYKDQGEEG